A region from the Streptosporangium sp. NBC_01756 genome encodes:
- a CDS encoding IS1182 family transposase: MQGEWAGELIGPDVWQTCRELIPAGSVFAFMAEHRQALFPAEMFTDMYPSANGRPSMPPQVLAAALVLQALSGVSDFEAVQQLRCDLRWKAACGLGLYDSAFDPSLLTYFRRRLARSTDPDRIFTRVKEVIAATGVLKGRQRRALDSTVLDDAVATQDTITQLIAAVRGVIRQVPGADQVAAAQCTGHDYTGDPGKPRIAWNDEQAREALVDALVGDAIRLLAHLPRQPLGEQAATAVGLLALVAYQDVEPAEGSDGTDGRWRIARRTAHDRIVSCVDPEARHVHKNRTQRQDGYKAHLAVEPESGIYTAVALRPGTGAGHHEAAVAEQLLNGEDGPVTVLADAAYGTGQARQRLRAAGHTLIVKPPPLRQAVPGGFTVDDFTVDTVAGTVTCPAGHAVVLGRPQVSGARIAQFKKRCTACPLRARCTTATTGRNVNVHLHHDLLAAARRQAATDPAWQADYRRWRPPVERGVAWLVAHGNRRLRYLGAIKNNAWLHTRAAALNLRTLVNLGLTHTDGAWTLAPAVA; the protein is encoded by the coding sequence GTGCAGGGTGAATGGGCTGGAGAGCTGATCGGACCGGATGTGTGGCAGACCTGCCGGGAGCTGATCCCGGCAGGGAGCGTGTTCGCGTTCATGGCCGAACACCGCCAGGCGTTGTTTCCGGCGGAGATGTTCACCGACATGTACCCCTCGGCCAACGGGCGACCGAGTATGCCGCCGCAGGTGCTGGCCGCGGCCCTGGTGCTTCAGGCCCTATCGGGGGTATCGGACTTCGAGGCGGTCCAGCAGTTGCGCTGTGACCTGCGGTGGAAAGCCGCCTGCGGGCTAGGGTTGTATGACAGCGCGTTCGATCCGTCGTTGCTGACCTACTTTCGCCGTCGGCTGGCCCGCTCAACCGACCCGGACCGGATCTTCACCCGGGTCAAGGAGGTCATCGCCGCCACCGGGGTGCTTAAGGGCAGGCAGCGGCGGGCGCTGGATTCCACCGTGCTCGATGACGCGGTGGCCACCCAAGACACCATCACCCAGTTGATCGCCGCCGTTCGCGGGGTAATCCGTCAGGTGCCCGGCGCTGATCAGGTCGCCGCCGCCCAGTGCACCGGCCACGACTACACCGGCGATCCGGGCAAGCCACGCATCGCCTGGAACGACGAGCAGGCGCGGGAGGCGTTGGTGGATGCGCTGGTCGGCGACGCGATCCGCCTGCTGGCCCATCTGCCCCGACAGCCGCTGGGCGAGCAGGCCGCCACCGCGGTCGGCCTGCTCGCGCTGGTCGCCTACCAAGACGTTGAGCCTGCCGAGGGCTCCGACGGCACCGACGGCCGCTGGCGCATCGCCCGGCGCACCGCTCATGACCGGATCGTCTCATGCGTCGATCCCGAAGCCCGGCACGTGCACAAAAACCGCACCCAGCGCCAGGACGGCTACAAGGCGCACCTGGCCGTGGAACCGGAAAGCGGGATCTACACCGCCGTCGCCCTGCGCCCCGGGACCGGAGCCGGCCACCATGAGGCGGCCGTGGCCGAACAGCTGCTGAACGGCGAAGACGGGCCGGTCACCGTGCTGGCCGATGCCGCTTACGGCACCGGCCAGGCCCGCCAGAGGCTGCGGGCCGCCGGCCACACGCTGATCGTCAAGCCGCCCCCGCTACGCCAAGCCGTCCCCGGTGGCTTCACCGTCGACGACTTCACCGTCGACACCGTCGCGGGCACGGTCACCTGCCCGGCCGGGCACGCCGTCGTCCTAGGCCGACCGCAGGTCAGCGGCGCCCGCATCGCCCAGTTCAAGAAACGGTGCACTGCCTGCCCATTGCGGGCCCGTTGCACCACTGCCACAACCGGGCGCAACGTCAACGTCCATCTCCACCATGACCTGCTGGCCGCCGCTCGCCGCCAAGCCGCGACCGACCCGGCATGGCAGGCCGACTACCGCCGCTGGCGGCCGCCGGTCGAACGCGGCGTGGCCTGGCTGGTCGCCCACGGCAACCGCCGCCTGCGCTATCTGGGTGCCATCAAGAACAACGCCTGGCTCCATACCCGCGCCGCTGCTCTCAATCTCCGCACTCTGGTCAACCTCGGCCTCACCCACACAGACGGCGCCTGGACCCTCGCCCCGGCCGTCGCTTGA
- a CDS encoding GNAT family N-acetyltransferase: MRPQSVIDRGEVTLRRWQQEDFEVLFQLIEESLEHLRPWMPWVAGHSRQATADFLACCGPQWDSGEAYNYAIAYRSAIVGSCSVFGSADSGGREIGYWLHPTATGCGLATLAATLLAEQAFILPSVAYVEIVHDVANAASGAVARRAGFVEVRRQDARLPLAPRESGTDMVWRLSRTPKP; encoded by the coding sequence ATGAGGCCACAGTCGGTTATCGATCGCGGAGAGGTTACCTTGCGGCGTTGGCAGCAGGAGGACTTCGAGGTTCTGTTCCAGCTGATCGAGGAGTCGCTGGAACATCTGCGTCCGTGGATGCCATGGGTGGCGGGGCACAGCAGGCAGGCCACCGCCGACTTTCTCGCATGCTGCGGGCCGCAGTGGGACAGCGGCGAGGCCTACAACTATGCGATCGCTTACCGCAGCGCGATCGTCGGCAGCTGTTCGGTGTTCGGCAGTGCCGATTCCGGTGGCCGGGAGATTGGGTACTGGCTGCACCCGACTGCGACCGGTTGCGGTCTAGCGACTCTGGCCGCGACGCTCTTAGCCGAGCAGGCGTTCATCCTGCCGAGCGTGGCGTATGTCGAGATCGTCCATGATGTCGCTAACGCCGCCAGTGGCGCGGTGGCCCGACGTGCGGGATTCGTCGAGGTCAGACGTCAGGATGCCCGCCTTCCGCTTGCTCCTCGCGAAAGCGGCACTGACATGGTCTGGCGGTTGTCTCGCACACCGAAACCGTAG
- a CDS encoding type II toxin-antitoxin system Phd/YefM family antitoxin, translated as MTIEETPDPAPAAATTPPALPSGQEIGLREARTRLGELTDRARYLDEVTYLTKNGTRVAAVVPSEAARTRDQLRRVQEIAVDELAAMRTDYERLHRAADATLDASEVLWVRGYLRVWQTLERLATGFYSAVDAEVELALAEERDRTGPTDPDDDDTYEEPAFLQQVQQLREQEADRLDFARHVDERVQELMRADARHPGHGPALDWRGWVQRIERLAPSWWRPPPRTATSSCGGERRRLAAALAEVAMMLSEAESAPPANVPDDITGYCEKQIWAQAAASFGGPLMTSFHSLSEGLHLSAWSVQRALVELHQAGRVRLFRYFRGYQSGVDPAQLHEKAGFHLVLLGPRPDNEGDPPRPAVIVAL; from the coding sequence ATGACCATCGAGGAGACCCCCGACCCCGCCCCGGCTGCCGCGACCACACCGCCGGCGCTTCCCTCTGGCCAGGAGATCGGATTGCGGGAGGCCCGCACCCGGCTCGGCGAGCTCACCGACAGAGCCCGTTATTTGGACGAGGTCACCTACCTGACCAAGAACGGCACGCGGGTCGCGGCAGTAGTGCCCTCTGAAGCAGCCCGGACCCGGGACCAGCTACGCCGGGTGCAGGAGATCGCGGTCGACGAGCTGGCCGCGATGCGCACCGACTACGAGCGGCTGCATCGCGCCGCGGACGCGACCTTGGACGCGAGCGAGGTGTTGTGGGTACGCGGCTACCTGCGGGTGTGGCAGACGCTGGAGCGGCTCGCCACCGGTTTCTACTCCGCGGTCGATGCGGAGGTCGAGCTGGCTCTTGCTGAGGAGCGCGACCGCACCGGCCCGACTGACCCTGACGATGACGACACCTACGAGGAACCCGCTTTCCTGCAGCAGGTGCAGCAGTTGCGCGAGCAGGAGGCCGACCGCCTCGACTTCGCCCGCCACGTCGACGAGCGCGTGCAGGAGCTGATGCGCGCCGATGCCCGCCACCCCGGGCACGGCCCGGCCCTGGATTGGAGGGGGTGGGTCCAGCGGATCGAACGGCTGGCACCGTCGTGGTGGCGGCCGCCCCCGCGCACGGCGACTTCCTCGTGCGGGGGGGAGCGGCGCCGCCTGGCGGCCGCGCTCGCCGAGGTCGCCATGATGCTGAGCGAAGCGGAGAGCGCGCCGCCGGCGAATGTGCCCGATGACATCACCGGCTACTGCGAAAAACAGATCTGGGCCCAGGCCGCGGCGTCGTTCGGCGGGCCGTTGATGACCTCCTTCCACTCCTTGAGCGAGGGGCTGCACCTGTCGGCCTGGTCCGTGCAGCGCGCCCTGGTCGAGCTGCACCAAGCGGGCCGGGTACGGCTGTTTCGCTATTTCCGCGGCTACCAGAGCGGGGTCGACCCGGCCCAGTTGCACGAGAAGGCCGGATTCCACCTCGTTCTCCTCGGCCCCCGCCCCGACAACGAAGGAGACCCACCGCGGCCCGCCGTGATCGTGGCGCTATGA
- a CDS encoding HAD family hydrolase has translation MPLLMLDLDNTLVDRDAAFRDATAGFLTEHALPESDIEWLMSIDASGYTPRQAVAQAMTDRYGASLPESAIRILLDHGAADRIVLPEPTRDALADAIADGWSCTIVTNGRTVQQEAKIRNTGLDKLVHGWAISEEVGHKKPGPEIFKAAASAVGASLQGAWVIGDSPQADIAGANGLDVRSVWVSGGRPWTEAAYRPTHVANDAASAIRYVIGTPTRG, from the coding sequence ATGCCTCTGCTGATGCTTGACCTCGACAACACCTTGGTCGACCGCGATGCCGCCTTCCGGGACGCGACGGCCGGGTTCCTGACCGAGCACGCACTGCCTGAATCCGACATCGAATGGCTGATGTCCATCGACGCCAGTGGATACACCCCCAGGCAGGCTGTCGCCCAGGCCATGACTGACCGCTATGGAGCGTCCCTGCCCGAGAGCGCCATCCGCATCCTTCTCGATCATGGCGCCGCCGATCGCATTGTCCTGCCCGAGCCCACCCGCGACGCGCTCGCCGACGCCATCGCCGACGGCTGGTCCTGCACAATCGTCACCAACGGCCGAACCGTGCAGCAGGAAGCGAAGATCCGGAACACAGGACTCGACAAGCTCGTCCACGGCTGGGCAATCTCCGAGGAAGTCGGCCACAAAAAGCCCGGGCCGGAGATCTTCAAGGCGGCGGCGTCAGCCGTCGGAGCCTCCCTCCAAGGGGCCTGGGTCATCGGCGACTCGCCGCAGGCCGACATCGCTGGCGCGAACGGCCTCGATGTCAGAAGCGTCTGGGTGTCAGGCGGCCGACCATGGACTGAGGCGGCCTACCGGCCCACCCATGTCGCTAACGACGCCGCATCCGCGATCCGCTACGTCATCGGCACTCCGACCCGCGGTTGA
- a CDS encoding SDR family oxidoreductase — protein MDLLVVGGSGFLGLEIIRQSRLAGHSVAATFHSRVPAVIDVDWRNLDVRHRDDVTALVLAARPNVIINAAYRQSDWATTAEGGMHIALATAMVGARLVHVSSDAVFSGTTVRYDETHVPDPTTPYGAAKAAAETAIKGITPTAVIARTSLIIGDGGSQHERHVHALAAGAVTGALFTDDVRCPVHVTDLASALLELAASPYAGIHHVAGADAISRYELGVLIARRDGLDQAALPAGLRAGTGLPGPIDVRLDSTDTQARLNTRLRGAREFLALTPT, from the coding sequence GTGGATCTTCTCGTGGTGGGTGGCAGCGGCTTTCTCGGACTGGAAATTATCCGTCAGTCGCGACTCGCCGGTCATAGCGTCGCGGCGACCTTCCACAGTCGCGTTCCCGCCGTCATTGACGTGGACTGGAGGAATCTGGATGTCCGCCACCGCGACGACGTCACGGCCCTGGTCCTCGCGGCACGACCCAATGTGATCATCAACGCCGCCTACCGGCAATCTGACTGGGCAACCACAGCCGAGGGCGGCATGCACATCGCCCTCGCAACGGCAATGGTAGGAGCTCGGCTTGTGCACGTGTCCAGCGACGCGGTCTTCTCCGGTACGACGGTCCGCTACGACGAGACGCACGTCCCGGATCCCACGACACCATACGGTGCCGCCAAAGCCGCCGCCGAGACCGCGATCAAGGGCATAACGCCGACCGCCGTCATTGCCCGGACCTCGCTGATCATCGGTGACGGTGGTTCCCAGCACGAGAGACACGTGCACGCACTGGCAGCCGGTGCTGTGACCGGTGCCCTCTTCACCGATGACGTGCGATGCCCCGTGCATGTCACCGATCTCGCCTCCGCCCTACTCGAACTGGCCGCGTCGCCATACGCCGGGATCCACCACGTTGCCGGCGCGGATGCCATAAGCCGCTACGAACTCGGAGTGCTGATTGCACGCCGGGACGGACTCGACCAAGCCGCCCTTCCTGCCGGACTACGCGCCGGCACCGGCCTCCCTGGACCCATCGACGTGCGCTTGGACAGCACCGACACCCAAGCACGGTTGAACACCCGACTACGAGGCGCACGCGAGTTCCTCGCACTCACACCGACCTGA
- a CDS encoding recombinase family protein, whose product MSRIGYGRVSTRDQNPDSQRDALTAAGCDRIFIDKASGKIDRRPELDKALDYVRPGDVFVITRLSRAARSLRHLLDLAARLGERQVALLVLKQGIDTSTPSGQLQFHMFGAFDEFLRELIVEGTLEGLASARARGRVGGRPPALDAHGVEMARTLFDTKGADGKRRYTVAQIAGRLGVSRATIYRHLDPDKLDSA is encoded by the coding sequence ATGAGCAGGATCGGCTACGGACGTGTGAGCACTCGGGACCAGAACCCCGACAGTCAGCGCGACGCACTGACCGCCGCTGGCTGTGACCGCATCTTCATCGACAAAGCGTCCGGAAAGATCGACCGACGGCCCGAGCTCGACAAGGCCCTGGACTACGTGCGCCCAGGAGACGTCTTCGTCATCACCCGACTGTCGCGCGCGGCCCGCTCCTTGCGCCACCTGCTCGATCTGGCTGCCCGGCTGGGCGAGCGCCAGGTCGCTTTGCTCGTGCTCAAGCAGGGTATCGACACCTCCACTCCTTCCGGGCAACTGCAGTTCCACATGTTCGGCGCCTTCGATGAGTTCCTCCGCGAGCTCATCGTCGAGGGCACCCTGGAAGGCTTGGCTTCGGCCCGCGCCCGCGGTCGTGTCGGCGGCCGTCCACCGGCCCTTGACGCTCACGGGGTCGAGATGGCCCGAACTCTGTTCGACACCAAGGGCGCTGACGGTAAGCGCCGCTACACTGTCGCCCAGATTGCTGGGCGGCTCGGCGTCAGCCGAGCCACGATTTACCGTCACCTGGACCCGGACAAGCTGGACTCGGCGTAG
- a CDS encoding DoxX family protein: MFIAYTVFAILLSLLLVISGRSKLIKDPEVTATMTRLGVGLRWFPALAALEIAGALGLLVGIYFRPLGIAAAIGVVLYFVGALGAHLRAGDIKGAPIPAVLVLLSTAPQVLGIAS, encoded by the coding sequence ATGTTCATCGCCTATACCGTCTTCGCGATCTTGCTGTCACTACTCCTGGTGATCTCCGGCCGATCCAAGCTCATCAAGGACCCGGAGGTGACGGCCACCATGACCCGCCTCGGGGTAGGGCTGCGGTGGTTCCCCGCGCTGGCCGCCCTGGAGATCGCGGGCGCGCTCGGACTCCTGGTCGGCATCTACTTCCGCCCGCTCGGCATCGCCGCCGCGATAGGTGTCGTGCTCTACTTCGTCGGTGCCCTAGGCGCACACCTGCGGGCTGGTGACATCAAGGGAGCGCCCATCCCCGCAGTGCTGGTGCTGCTCTCCACAGCTCCACAGGTACTGGGCATCGCCTCGTGA
- a CDS encoding MFS transporter has product MARRRQGRPAVTLAAVLLGFLALPMLMSGTTVALPRIGADLHVSGPALQWVLVGYFLAASSLMLVAGSLGDLFGRRRIFATGTVLYTAGAGISALAGDIILLNAARTLSGIGAAGVMAGGGAILGATFTGTARTRAFAAMGTTAGLGLAAGPTLSGALVDSLGWRTTFAVFAAAGILLWAGTWFMTESRAADRRGIDLPGILTLIGALALIMFGINQAAAAGWGDLRVLGPIAAGALLLVAFTLIEHRSRHPVLDLSVLRDRRFMAWSLASLFVAAGPAGVEIYLPIYLQGATGASARSAGLTMLMLTAPVLLLPQVAGKLINRGISPRIIITLSLLLIAAGNAWLTVLNPSITALGLLGPLATIGIGLGLGAGLADAQALNQVQPDQIGMATGLLNTIRAGGSTLIMTGFGTGLITLLQSWLGATQPAAQIAAGDLTGPDRALHAALFTDAWQLALSSVAVICAVIALAIWILLNPARRRPMADHHSSPDLETRSPSLSRQS; this is encoded by the coding sequence GTGGCTCGCCGACGACAGGGCCGTCCCGCTGTGACCTTGGCCGCGGTGCTGCTGGGCTTCCTCGCCCTGCCGATGCTGATGTCGGGCACGACCGTCGCGCTACCGCGAATCGGCGCCGACCTGCACGTCTCAGGACCGGCCCTGCAGTGGGTGCTCGTCGGCTACTTCCTGGCCGCCTCGTCACTGATGCTGGTGGCCGGCTCGCTGGGTGACCTGTTCGGGCGCCGCCGCATCTTCGCCACCGGCACCGTCCTCTACACCGCCGGAGCCGGGATCAGCGCCCTGGCAGGCGACATCATCCTGCTCAATGCGGCCAGGACCCTGTCGGGGATCGGCGCGGCAGGCGTGATGGCCGGTGGCGGCGCGATCCTCGGCGCCACCTTCACCGGGACCGCCCGCACCCGGGCATTCGCAGCCATGGGTACCACCGCCGGCCTGGGCTTGGCCGCGGGCCCCACCCTGTCCGGCGCGCTGGTGGATTCGCTCGGCTGGCGGACCACGTTCGCTGTCTTCGCCGCCGCCGGCATCCTGCTGTGGGCAGGAACGTGGTTCATGACCGAATCCCGGGCGGCTGACCGGCGCGGGATTGACCTGCCCGGCATCCTCACCCTCATCGGCGCGCTCGCGCTGATCATGTTCGGGATTAACCAGGCGGCCGCGGCGGGGTGGGGCGACCTGCGAGTGCTCGGGCCCATCGCGGCCGGGGCGCTCCTACTGGTGGCCTTCACACTGATCGAACACCGTAGCCGCCACCCGGTGCTCGATCTGAGCGTGCTGCGCGACCGAAGGTTCATGGCCTGGTCGCTGGCCAGCCTGTTCGTCGCAGCCGGGCCCGCAGGAGTGGAAATCTACCTGCCCATCTACCTGCAGGGCGCAACCGGAGCCTCGGCCCGGTCCGCAGGCCTGACCATGCTGATGCTGACCGCCCCGGTCCTGCTCCTGCCGCAGGTCGCCGGCAAGCTGATCAACCGCGGCATCTCACCACGGATCATCATCACTCTCAGCCTGCTGCTGATCGCGGCCGGCAACGCGTGGCTCACCGTACTCAACCCCTCCATCACCGCCCTCGGACTTCTCGGCCCGCTGGCCACCATCGGCATCGGCCTGGGACTGGGGGCCGGCCTCGCCGACGCCCAAGCACTCAACCAGGTCCAACCCGACCAGATTGGCATGGCCACCGGCCTGCTCAACACCATCCGTGCTGGCGGCTCCACGCTGATCATGACGGGCTTTGGCACCGGCCTGATCACCCTGCTCCAGTCCTGGCTCGGGGCCACACAACCCGCCGCCCAGATCGCCGCAGGAGACCTCACCGGCCCAGACCGAGCTCTCCATGCAGCCCTGTTCACCGACGCCTGGCAGCTGGCCCTGTCTTCCGTCGCCGTCATCTGCGCCGTGATCGCACTTGCCATCTGGATCTTGCTAAACCCGGCCCGGCGACGACCCATGGCTGATCACCACTCCAGCCCTGACCTCGAAACCCGATCCCCATCCCTGTCACGGCAGAGCTGA
- a CDS encoding aldo/keto reductase → MRYRLLGRTGLRVSEVFLGAMTFGEEQIGSSPQEARRIFDLYGEAGGNVIDTANFYSGGRSETILGELLAGRRDRFVVASKYSVSRDGGDPNAAGSHRKNLTLSLEASLRRLGTDYLDLYWVHLWDRHTPTEETMRALDDAVRAGKILYVGMSDAPAWVIAHANTLAEWRGWTPFAAIQAPYSLLNRDIERELLPMAQTFGLTVAAWGPLAHGVLSGTFTSAGPRQGTRINPRSLGARDHTVAQAVQEVADDLGASPAQVAIAWTRARSQAVHPILGARTAEQLKDTLGALDLTLPDDAVSRLESATDFTLGFPGDFLAQADPAVFGESSARLDGRRLP, encoded by the coding sequence ATGCGGTACCGACTGCTGGGCCGTACCGGACTGCGGGTCTCCGAGGTCTTCCTTGGCGCGATGACGTTCGGCGAGGAGCAGATCGGATCCTCGCCGCAGGAGGCCCGCCGCATCTTCGACCTGTACGGCGAAGCAGGCGGTAACGTCATCGACACCGCGAACTTCTACTCCGGCGGCCGGAGCGAGACCATCCTCGGCGAACTATTGGCGGGTCGCCGCGACCGATTCGTTGTGGCCAGCAAGTACTCGGTCTCACGCGACGGCGGCGACCCCAACGCCGCCGGCAGCCACCGCAAGAACCTCACCCTGTCGCTGGAGGCCAGCCTGCGCCGGCTGGGCACCGACTACCTCGACCTGTACTGGGTCCACCTGTGGGACAGGCACACCCCGACCGAGGAGACCATGCGGGCGCTGGATGACGCCGTACGCGCCGGAAAGATCCTCTACGTCGGCATGTCTGACGCCCCAGCCTGGGTCATCGCCCACGCCAACACCCTGGCCGAGTGGCGCGGCTGGACCCCGTTCGCGGCCATCCAAGCCCCCTACAGCCTGCTCAACCGCGACATCGAACGAGAGCTGCTCCCCATGGCCCAGACGTTCGGCCTGACGGTCGCCGCCTGGGGACCACTCGCCCACGGCGTCCTGTCCGGCACGTTCACCTCGGCGGGACCGCGCCAGGGCACACGGATCAACCCACGCTCTCTCGGAGCCCGAGACCACACCGTCGCCCAAGCAGTGCAGGAGGTCGCCGACGACCTCGGCGCCTCCCCCGCGCAGGTGGCCATCGCCTGGACCCGCGCACGCTCGCAAGCCGTACACCCGATCCTGGGCGCCAGAACCGCCGAGCAACTCAAAGACACCCTCGGCGCCCTAGACCTCACCCTGCCCGACGACGCCGTAAGCCGCCTGGAGTCGGCTACCGACTTCACCCTCGGCTTCCCCGGCGACTTTCTCGCCCAGGCCGACCCGGCGGTATTCGGCGAGTCCTCCGCCCGACTCGACGGAAGACGGCTCCCATGA
- a CDS encoding NADPH-dependent FMN reductase, whose amino-acid sequence MIRIAIVIGSTRPRRRTAVAARWVAEVANRHPAVTAGEATFEVVDLAEYGLSVLDEPLPALFGDYHHAHTNQWARTIASFDGFVFITPEYNHSAPAALKNAIDFLFAEWNNKAAGFVSHGVHGGVRAVEHLRQVMTELQVANVRTQVALSAFTDFEITDPAEPGTIAPGPHQEPTLNELLDELVAWSRALKPLRETAGQTVEA is encoded by the coding sequence ATGATCAGGATCGCCATTGTCATCGGCAGCACCCGCCCCCGTCGCCGGACCGCGGTCGCGGCCCGCTGGGTCGCCGAGGTCGCCAACCGTCACCCCGCTGTCACCGCAGGGGAGGCAACGTTCGAGGTTGTCGACCTGGCCGAATACGGGCTGTCGGTCCTTGACGAGCCCCTTCCCGCCCTGTTCGGCGACTACCACCACGCCCACACCAACCAGTGGGCCCGGACGATCGCGTCGTTCGACGGGTTCGTCTTCATCACCCCCGAGTACAACCACTCGGCCCCGGCCGCGCTGAAGAACGCCATCGACTTCCTGTTCGCCGAGTGGAACAACAAGGCCGCCGGTTTCGTCAGTCACGGCGTGCACGGCGGCGTGCGTGCCGTGGAGCACCTGCGGCAGGTCATGACCGAGCTCCAGGTGGCCAACGTGCGCACCCAGGTCGCGCTGTCGGCCTTCACCGACTTCGAGATCACCGACCCGGCCGAGCCCGGCACCATCGCCCCCGGCCCGCACCAGGAGCCGACCCTGAACGAGCTGCTCGACGAGCTCGTCGCCTGGTCCCGGGCACTCAAGCCGCTGCGTGAAACCGCTGGTCAGACGGTGGAAGCGTGA
- a CDS encoding TetR/AcrR family transcriptional regulator, which produces MTRQNTTKPRPRGGLTGKRQAILDGALTVFARDGFTRASIDAISAEAGVSTRTIYNHFTDKAALFLAVIQESATRAADVQIAIIDRHLRKVTDVEADLIEFGLDWVTPRPDSAAHFSLVGQINAEAGHIPQEAIDAWQQTGPRRVRRELGGHLRQMADRGLLRIDDPDRAALHLLLLISAGLPAHHAALPTDELTKTVAAGIHTFLHGHLRRDG; this is translated from the coding sequence ATGACCAGGCAAAACACCACAAAGCCACGCCCTCGCGGCGGGCTGACCGGTAAGCGGCAGGCGATCCTGGACGGTGCCCTGACGGTGTTCGCCCGCGACGGCTTCACGCGCGCCAGCATCGACGCGATCTCGGCTGAAGCCGGAGTGTCCACCCGGACCATCTACAACCACTTCACCGACAAGGCCGCGTTGTTCCTGGCCGTGATTCAGGAGAGCGCCACCCGGGCGGCCGACGTGCAGATCGCGATCATCGACCGTCACCTGCGCAAGGTCACCGATGTGGAGGCCGACCTCATCGAGTTCGGGCTGGACTGGGTGACGCCGAGGCCCGACAGTGCCGCCCACTTTTCCCTGGTCGGACAGATCAACGCCGAAGCGGGTCACATCCCTCAGGAAGCGATCGACGCCTGGCAGCAGACCGGGCCGCGCCGCGTCCGCCGTGAACTGGGTGGTCACCTGCGACAGATGGCCGACCGGGGGCTGCTGCGGATCGACGACCCCGACCGTGCGGCCCTACACCTGTTGCTGCTGATCTCAGCCGGTCTGCCGGCGCATCACGCCGCTCTGCCCACCGATGAGCTCACCAAGACAGTCGCTGCAGGCATCCACACCTTCCTGCACGGTCACCTCCGCCGAGACGGGTAG